The DNA sequence CAAACGGAAGAAGCTCGAAATGCTGACCCTTCACATCCACATCTTTGTGTGCGCTTAGAAACCTCTCTGGTTTAAATTCCATTGGATCTGACCATACGCGAGGGTCTCTGTGAAGCTTCCAAAGGTTCAAGAGCATTCGAGTACCTGCTTTGATATGATAACCCCCTAAGCTACAATCCTCTGTGAATTCACGAGGTCCTGATAGTGGTCCAGCGGGGTACAATCGCATCGATTCTTTGACCACAGCTTCAAGGTATGTTAGTTTGTTAACATCTGATTCCTTCACCACTCTTTCTTTTCCTACCTTATCGTCTAGCTCGTCTTGAACTTTCTTTAGAATGTGGCGATGATTTAGCAGTAACGAAAGTGTCCATGTcatggtaactgttgttgtaTCAGTTGCCGCTGAAATTATCATCTGCAAATAATGCAAAAGAGTTAATTACCATTATCTTTAACAAATAAAAGCCATCATTAAATTTCTTCTAAACTACAGTGGAGCATACCAAACAAGTGGCTTTGATGACAGTGTCAAGATGATAACCGTTAAGATGAGCACTATCAAGAACAGAAAGCAGGACGTCAATGAAGTCTTGCTCTATTGAGTTCTCACTCTCATGATCATCAgagtctcttcttcttctccgatGCTCTTCCAACCATTCGGACACGATCTCGTCCATCTCTTTAGCggtcttcttcatctctttcacTTGGCCACCAAGATCAACCCACCCAAGACAGGGAATGGCGTCCCCAATCACAACCACCCCCATCAGGCGAAAGAACTCCCTGAACGCCCTCCTGATCCTCCGGACTTCTCGTTCCTCATCTTTGCTTCTTCTTGCTCTATATCTCTTCCCGGCAACCATTTTCAGAACAACGTTGAGGTTCAAATCCCCCAGCCACTTCTTCATCTCCACCATCAAATCACCATCTCTTTTCTCTGCACATTTTCTGTACACCTCTTTCATTGATGCCTCCACCTCTGAATCTCTAACACCTCGAAGCATCTCGAACCGACGAGTGGAGAGTAACTCTGAAGTGGTTATCTTACGCATCTCGCGCCATAAATCACCGTAAGGAGCGAACCCAAAGTTGACATAGTCGTGTGCCAGAATCTTTGCGGCAGTGAACTTGGGACGAGAAGAGACAACGACATCGAGGGTCGTGAAACACTCCCTGGCTAGCTCCCAAGAACTCACAACCACGGCATTGTGAACACCAATTCGGATGCTGAATATTGGTCCATACTTGTCTGCTAAGTTTCCCAGGGTCACGTACGGTGGCTTCCCTGATGAACCACCTAGGAGGTGAAG is a window from the Arachis hypogaea cultivar Tifrunner chromosome 17, arahy.Tifrunner.gnm2.J5K5, whole genome shotgun sequence genome containing:
- the LOC112764179 gene encoding cytochrome P450 CYP82D47 codes for the protein MIHAIVVGILIVSCYLYLTKRAAPRDDCRRPPMADGGWPLIGHLHLLGGSSGKPPYVTLGNLADKYGPIFSIRIGVHNAVVVSSWELARECFTTLDVVVSSRPKFTAAKILAHDYVNFGFAPYGDLWREMRKITTSELLSTRRFEMLRGVRDSEVEASMKEVYRKCAEKRDGDLMVEMKKWLGDLNLNVVLKMVAGKRYRARRSKDEEREVRRIRRAFREFFRLMGVVVIGDAIPCLGWVDLGGQVKEMKKTAKEMDEIVSEWLEEHRRRRRDSDDHESENSIEQDFIDVLLSVLDSAHLNGYHLDTVIKATCLMIISAATDTTTVTMTWTLSLLLNHRHILKKVQDELDDKVGKERVVKESDVNKLTYLEAVVKESMRLYPAGPLSGPREFTEDCSLGGYHIKAGTRMLLNLWKLHRDPRVWSDPMEFKPERFLSAHKDVDVKGQHFELLPFGGGRRVCPGASFGLQMTKLALAAFLHAFEVTTPSDAPVDMSATFGLTIIKTTPLEVLVKRRLSPSLIFI